A portion of the Candidatus Pristimantibacillus lignocellulolyticus genome contains these proteins:
- a CDS encoding SpaA isopeptide-forming pilin-related protein encodes MRKYAKIIWICLLVIALQASSISKVLVSYAAGSGNDVTGQVASQFITGVDIRQKVGTMPGNTLIGTPDLEKDTDFMLLYEFTVPNVHSIVEDDFIILDVPAAIKFPIVPAAGQEIYATTLINEDDGTVVATAYLIAGNKIKLVFSDSVQTLSNVGGAFFLAGNFDETQINADGTATDISFGIPNQKVTLTFKKDPIPEPDPVTVQKDGAITNGTDIAWKITVNKENVAVNNAVIVDAIPASQSLDDLSIKINGAVPATGAVTVTGNNLSIALGDITTQQEITFVTSLREASLLAALEAGDTSIAVTNNATLQHDDNETTNADSPKTVTIPLNILSKSGSYNATTTANNTKNITWTIVVNEDELAFNNAIIKDTLPAGLTYIAGTATVNGGSVTPVTSGSELTFNLGNITNEVTITYETEIAPARFLENGSYNFTNAAVLTWDGLTGTGVVKNASVGVGSNLFTKSGAGYNRANGVISWSININSENINLVAPMITDVIPTTQQYIQGSARIVDHQGNAYTGGDFNFIPGTRTLTYEFNSDINSRYTITFDTKPATTENITANFISNNTTRFSNTATFTSGVINRSSTGTQGFTSNVLKKDSEGYDLDVAERTITWRLTVNENGATTPSTAKAGTNPSLYDAISLSNISIVDDIPDGLTFVPSSVRVVNLSGNPVTGLVTVSGTDVVTFAFNSPITEQYTIYFDTTITDLSQFISQNNTLNNGNFDVTNEATLTHNETSRSNTDPATQTISNHIVSKKGIPTANGNKYIDWVVYLNSNAVNLNQLLDVDRFWLIDNLQAGLELDTTSVELIAYSGAINVPNNIPTSGIDGLGAGTPITLNGSHIVYDATTREFRFNFPNDTIDKAYKLSFRTYVTESVTSGSSFSNSINLFGSKDNVAVPIDGAYQSNDSRQVTFLQAGSLGYGNLGKFIVNKVDLDDNNVKLSGATFALYDQYGNKVQEKVTVDGELEFNRIKFDLPYYIKEVQAPTGYLLSGDVSVNGTPVTATTTGAVVEDAIPITLTASHTPKYLELVFANEEIKATVQFIKKNEAGNPLAGAEFGLFPRGAAASSTPLATATSNSLGVVSFENVNYGEYDIREILAPAGYRTLTGVVHAVEVTEADHGTTIALADVSNSLIRANIEFVKLDDSGDELEGAEFKLYNSGNVAVATSESDEDGLVEFKNVLAGSYTIRETKTPFGYMPLTGDVFTTTITEANHGSTIDLGNVTNVLIQASIEFVKNNENSQPLAGATFGLYNTQNVEINRVTSGTDGKVTFTNVGEGTYTIKEISPPYGYKLIEGIIDTVTISNADHNKTKQLAPVANTLIKASIEFLKVSEKNQPLAGAVFELLDVNNNNQLVQTKTSGTDGKVTFVDVGEGKYVIREKTAPVGYNPLTSDVGTVDINGIKHNTTVTLPNVTNEIITGDVKFEKVDKSTGKPLKNATFALYASDDTKFDNEIATAVSDDNGIVLFEDVEYGDYTIIEVAPPGGYYHSDEELSVSIRIEGHTYNLGNFENQLRPVELIEGTIEVKKVNELSDPLTGAKFGLYNVMGTLVAEGVTNSSGIVRFTEVIGGVYTVKELEAPKNYVKSDQIENVTISSENYYVKLTFVNERSSDAPWPNVSVQKVDEAGAPLAGVKFALYKATDTAFTSAIANSTTNASGIATFTNILPGKYVVKEVEALEGYILSTVILPVTVTDDAKTHDAGTVENRLIRNDIVVNKVNENDEPLNGAKFGLYDKDGKLVEVAVSDSEGIADFKNIPYGSYSLKELVAPDLYEKSDGVIAINITIDGVTQAFTFVNKKVNVSGVKPEKPDTDSNGPGGTPGTGSTETDIDSNKPGVNGGNNTGGANQSNQLPKTGDSISTMIWLFVGSGLAIVALLLVGRRRTYKQ; translated from the coding sequence TATTAGTCTCGTATGCAGCAGGTTCAGGTAATGATGTGACGGGGCAAGTAGCTTCTCAATTTATTACTGGTGTAGATATTAGACAAAAGGTAGGCACAATGCCTGGTAATACGCTTATTGGAACACCTGATCTAGAGAAAGATACTGACTTTATGCTTTTGTATGAGTTCACCGTGCCTAATGTGCACTCAATCGTTGAGGATGACTTCATTATTTTGGATGTTCCTGCAGCTATTAAATTTCCAATTGTACCTGCAGCAGGTCAAGAGATATATGCGACTACTCTAATAAATGAAGATGATGGAACAGTAGTTGCTACAGCGTATTTAATTGCTGGCAACAAAATCAAGCTTGTTTTTTCAGATAGTGTACAAACGCTATCTAACGTAGGTGGCGCCTTTTTCTTAGCTGGTAATTTTGATGAAACTCAAATTAATGCAGATGGTACAGCTACGGATATTTCGTTCGGTATACCAAACCAAAAGGTGACGCTAACCTTTAAAAAGGATCCAATACCTGAGCCAGATCCTGTTACCGTGCAAAAGGACGGAGCTATCACTAACGGAACTGACATTGCATGGAAAATTACTGTAAACAAAGAGAATGTCGCTGTTAATAATGCAGTAATCGTTGATGCTATTCCGGCGAGTCAGTCCCTCGATGACTTATCTATAAAAATTAATGGGGCTGTACCTGCTACAGGTGCTGTAACCGTTACTGGAAATAACTTGTCAATTGCTTTAGGTGATATTACAACGCAGCAGGAAATTACTTTTGTTACTTCTTTAAGAGAAGCATCGTTGCTTGCAGCGCTAGAAGCAGGGGATACGTCCATTGCTGTAACGAATAACGCTACACTTCAGCATGATGATAACGAAACAACGAATGCGGATAGCCCGAAAACTGTAACTATTCCACTTAATATTTTAAGTAAATCAGGAAGTTATAATGCTACAACAACAGCGAATAATACCAAAAATATTACTTGGACGATTGTCGTGAATGAAGATGAGCTAGCATTCAACAATGCCATTATTAAGGATACGCTTCCTGCTGGACTAACTTACATTGCTGGAACTGCAACTGTAAATGGTGGTAGTGTTACTCCAGTAACAAGTGGCTCAGAACTTACTTTTAACCTAGGTAATATTACGAATGAGGTTACGATTACGTACGAAACTGAAATTGCGCCAGCTCGTTTCCTAGAAAATGGAAGTTACAACTTTACAAATGCAGCGGTGCTTACTTGGGATGGTCTTACTGGAACTGGGGTAGTAAAAAATGCTTCAGTAGGAGTAGGCAGTAATCTATTCACCAAGTCAGGTGCGGGTTATAACCGAGCAAATGGTGTCATTTCATGGTCAATTAATATTAATAGCGAAAATATTAATTTGGTTGCACCAATGATTACAGATGTTATCCCTACCACTCAACAGTATATTCAGGGGTCTGCTCGAATTGTGGACCATCAAGGTAATGCTTATACTGGTGGCGATTTTAACTTTATTCCTGGAACTAGAACACTTACCTATGAGTTTAATTCTGATATTAATTCCAGATACACGATTACCTTTGACACAAAGCCTGCTACTACAGAAAACATTACAGCTAACTTTATTAGTAATAATACGACTCGCTTTTCCAACACTGCTACCTTTACTAGTGGGGTAATTAACCGTAGTAGTACAGGAACGCAGGGCTTTACAAGTAATGTGTTGAAAAAGGATTCAGAAGGCTACGATCTAGATGTAGCTGAGCGTACGATTACATGGAGACTGACTGTCAATGAAAACGGGGCAACAACTCCAAGTACAGCGAAAGCAGGAACTAATCCTAGCTTGTACGATGCGATTTCACTTTCAAATATCAGCATTGTAGACGATATTCCTGACGGCCTTACATTTGTACCTAGCAGTGTAAGAGTAGTTAATCTTAGTGGTAATCCTGTCACGGGTCTAGTAACGGTTAGTGGAACAGATGTTGTAACATTTGCTTTTAATTCGCCTATTACAGAGCAATACACCATTTATTTCGATACTACCATTACGGATCTGTCCCAGTTTATTTCACAAAACAATACGTTGAATAATGGTAATTTTGATGTTACGAATGAAGCAACATTAACACATAATGAAACATCAAGATCTAATACTGATCCTGCAACGCAAACCATTAGCAACCATATTGTAAGTAAAAAGGGTATTCCAACCGCTAATGGTAACAAGTATATTGATTGGGTTGTTTATTTGAATTCCAATGCAGTTAATCTTAATCAGTTGCTAGATGTTGATAGATTCTGGTTAATTGATAATTTGCAAGCAGGTCTTGAGCTAGACACAACAAGTGTGGAGTTAATTGCATATAGTGGAGCAATTAACGTGCCTAACAATATTCCGACAAGCGGAATTGATGGTTTAGGTGCAGGTACGCCAATTACACTTAATGGCTCGCATATTGTATATGATGCTACGACTAGAGAATTTAGATTCAATTTCCCAAATGATACGATTGATAAGGCGTATAAGCTTTCGTTCCGTACGTATGTAACTGAATCGGTAACATCGGGATCTAGCTTCTCTAATAGTATTAATCTGTTCGGTTCTAAAGATAATGTTGCCGTTCCAATTGATGGTGCTTACCAGTCTAACGATTCACGCCAAGTAACCTTCTTACAAGCTGGAAGCTTGGGGTACGGTAATCTTGGTAAATTTATCGTTAATAAGGTAGATCTAGATGATAACAATGTTAAATTATCTGGAGCAACCTTTGCCTTATATGATCAATATGGCAATAAGGTTCAAGAGAAAGTAACAGTAGATGGAGAACTGGAATTCAATCGAATTAAGTTTGACCTGCCTTACTATATTAAAGAGGTGCAGGCCCCAACAGGTTATCTATTAAGTGGAGATGTAAGTGTGAACGGCACTCCAGTAACTGCTACGACAACAGGAGCTGTTGTAGAGGATGCAATTCCAATAACATTAACAGCTTCACACACTCCTAAGTATTTGGAATTAGTTTTTGCTAATGAAGAGATTAAAGCGACTGTACAGTTTATCAAGAAAAATGAAGCTGGAAATCCTTTAGCAGGCGCAGAGTTTGGTTTATTCCCTCGTGGAGCGGCTGCTAGCTCGACTCCTTTAGCTACAGCTACAAGTAACAGCTTAGGCGTTGTATCATTTGAAAATGTTAATTATGGAGAATACGATATTCGTGAAATTTTAGCTCCAGCTGGTTACCGTACCCTAACAGGAGTTGTTCATGCTGTTGAGGTTACCGAAGCAGACCATGGAACAACGATAGCACTAGCAGATGTTTCAAATTCATTGATTCGAGCAAACATTGAATTCGTTAAGCTAGACGATTCAGGAGACGAACTCGAAGGTGCAGAGTTTAAGTTGTATAACAGCGGTAATGTTGCAGTAGCAACATCAGAATCTGATGAAGATGGACTTGTAGAATTCAAAAACGTTTTAGCAGGATCATATACGATTCGTGAAACGAAAACTCCATTTGGTTATATGCCGCTTACTGGAGATGTATTCACAACTACGATTACTGAAGCAAATCATGGTTCAACAATTGATCTTGGTAACGTAACAAACGTATTGATCCAAGCTTCTATTGAATTTGTTAAAAACAATGAAAACAGTCAACCGTTGGCCGGAGCTACATTCGGTCTGTACAATACTCAAAATGTAGAAATTAATAGAGTAACATCCGGCACTGATGGTAAAGTAACATTTACCAATGTAGGCGAAGGTACTTACACTATAAAAGAGATTTCTCCTCCGTATGGCTATAAGCTAATTGAAGGTATTATTGATACCGTAACGATCTCCAATGCGGATCATAATAAAACAAAACAGCTTGCTCCAGTAGCCAATACACTTATTAAAGCGAGTATTGAGTTCTTAAAAGTAAGTGAAAAGAACCAACCGCTAGCAGGTGCAGTATTTGAGTTATTAGATGTAAACAACAACAATCAGCTTGTTCAAACGAAAACAAGTGGTACTGACGGTAAAGTGACATTTGTTGATGTTGGTGAAGGAAAGTATGTTATTCGTGAGAAAACAGCACCTGTTGGCTACAATCCATTAACAAGCGATGTTGGGACTGTAGATATTAATGGGATCAAGCACAATACTACGGTAACACTTCCAAATGTAACAAATGAGATTATAACAGGCGATGTTAAATTCGAGAAAGTTGATAAGTCGACTGGCAAACCGTTAAAGAATGCAACCTTTGCGTTATATGCATCAGATGATACAAAGTTCGATAATGAAATCGCAACTGCGGTCTCCGATGATAATGGTATCGTTCTTTTTGAAGATGTAGAGTACGGAGATTATACGATTATTGAAGTTGCTCCTCCTGGTGGTTATTATCATTCAGATGAGGAACTGTCTGTTTCTATTAGAATAGAGGGACATACTTATAATCTTGGAAACTTCGAAAATCAATTGAGACCGGTAGAGTTAATCGAAGGTACTATTGAAGTTAAAAAAGTTAATGAACTAAGTGATCCACTTACTGGTGCAAAATTCGGACTTTACAATGTAATGGGCACTCTTGTTGCTGAAGGAGTAACAAATAGTTCTGGTATTGTTCGTTTCACAGAGGTGATTGGAGGAGTTTACACAGTTAAGGAGCTTGAAGCACCTAAAAACTATGTGAAATCAGATCAGATCGAAAATGTTACAATTTCAAGCGAAAACTATTATGTGAAGTTGACATTTGTCAACGAACGTAGCAGTGACGCACCTTGGCCAAACGTGAGTGTGCAAAAAGTAGATGAAGCAGGTGCACCACTTGCAGGCGTGAAATTCGCATTGTATAAAGCAACAGATACAGCATTTACATCAGCAATTGCCAATAGCACGACAAATGCTAGCGGTATTGCAACATTTACGAATATTCTTCCTGGTAAATATGTTGTAAAAGAAGTTGAAGCTCTAGAGGGCTATATACTTTCTACTGTAATATTACCTGTGACGGTAACTGATGATGCGAAAACACATGATGCTGGAACAGTCGAAAATCGTCTTATTCGTAACGACATTGTTGTAAATAAGGTGAACGAGAATGACGAACCGCTAAATGGTGCGAAATTTGGCTTATATGATAAAGATGGTAAATTAGTTGAAGTAGCAGTAAGTGACAGCGAAGGTATTGCAGACTTCAAAAATATTCCATACGGTTCTTATAGTTTGAAAGAGTTAGTTGCACCTGATCTTTATGAGAAATCTGATGGAGTAATAGCAATTAATATTACAATTGATGGTGTGACTCAAGCATTTACTTTTGTAAATAAAAAAGTCAACGTATCAGGTGTTAAACCTGAAAAACCAGATACAGATTCAAATGGGCCAGGTGGTACTCCTGGAACTGGTTCTACAGAAACGGATATAGACAGTAATAAGCCAGGAGTTAATGGCGGTAATAACACAGGTGGAGCAAACCAAAGTAACCAACTACCAAAAACTGGAGATTCTATTTCGACTATGATATGGTTGTTTGTAGGTAGTGGATTGGCTATTGTGGCTTTACTGTTAGTTGGTAGAAGAAGAACTTATAAACAATAA
- a CDS encoding methyl-accepting chemotaxis protein translates to MYGWLGYKVGAPLAKSWKHNKHLQKDIEREFDGISDTRKQLLIDWTSDTWHAMDRLSEQCIEKLNSNPSDQAEGWLVPLLQKTYMKSIDFTELFVLNDALQVVASTNEQHRNSSYAHNSILEQGIDYLRRAKWESPLLFGPYVDPITITIGARSSSFHDAVTLLFMKPIIYNGELNAILCGRVPNDVIGDLIQREAGHVYPDSGDNYLFMAKPNLLTHIEPGIALSRSRFEDKTFTMGENLKDGVTTDWGTVTVKEHTELELKFISPATKELHPGVANTIKNGNNLYVQFPAYPDYRYIPVIGKGCTFQLPYCPDIWGMMCEGDFEEVYRVRSIGTKRRQLEAISVAVIAACSIVIVGLLGNVMSPWITGIIVGALQLIAGWFVLRTVQSRTDQQEISQIRRVKKFIQKNAEGKGDLTKRLDLSHFNNNEIKDIAKWLNNMMDSLEGIMLRVRTAAYQVSESQLAMNETATVTTSSTRKVSHQVTEMIDSIHLQLADIEQVREMADTMKETLKVIEGQAASQISVAQSEIDRIGDKMFEISSKVKDTNHSIHSFVDTVQDIRNVIGVIEEISAQTQLLALNASIEAAHVGEQGAGFAVVAGEIRKLANNTKKSTAEVHAITDRIYKEAQKAYHTIDEGNGVVEEGNVLVQTVAEALSEANMQDIRKSEVVDGVVGLLEQIAQVSNKNRKVSTSVGKRVNTLADEMLGVQDTSKQVDIITNQLQQLVGQFKLTEERLR, encoded by the coding sequence ATGTACGGTTGGCTAGGCTATAAAGTTGGTGCACCATTAGCGAAGTCGTGGAAACATAATAAACATCTACAAAAAGATATTGAGCGTGAATTTGATGGAATATCAGATACCCGAAAGCAATTATTAATTGACTGGACGAGTGATACTTGGCATGCTATGGATCGACTTTCGGAGCAGTGCATCGAGAAGTTAAATTCTAATCCATCAGACCAGGCGGAGGGTTGGTTAGTGCCTCTGTTACAGAAAACATATATGAAATCTATTGATTTTACAGAGTTATTTGTACTGAATGATGCACTGCAAGTTGTAGCATCAACAAATGAACAACATAGAAATAGTTCTTATGCTCACAATAGTATATTAGAGCAGGGAATTGACTATCTTCGTCGAGCAAAGTGGGAAAGTCCGTTATTATTTGGCCCATATGTTGATCCTATTACCATTACAATTGGCGCACGTTCTTCTTCATTCCATGATGCGGTTACTTTATTATTTATGAAACCAATCATCTACAATGGAGAACTAAATGCAATACTATGTGGACGAGTACCGAACGATGTCATAGGAGATCTGATTCAACGTGAAGCAGGTCATGTCTATCCCGATTCTGGAGATAACTATTTATTTATGGCAAAACCTAACTTGCTTACACATATCGAGCCTGGTATTGCGTTATCCCGTAGTCGTTTTGAAGATAAAACCTTTACGATGGGTGAAAATTTGAAGGACGGTGTAACAACGGATTGGGGCACAGTTACAGTTAAAGAACATACGGAACTGGAATTGAAATTTATAAGTCCAGCGACGAAGGAACTCCATCCGGGTGTAGCAAATACGATAAAGAATGGTAATAATCTATACGTGCAGTTTCCTGCTTATCCAGATTATCGATATATCCCTGTTATCGGTAAAGGGTGTACGTTCCAACTGCCTTATTGCCCAGATATATGGGGAATGATGTGTGAAGGAGACTTTGAAGAGGTGTATCGTGTTCGAAGCATTGGAACGAAGCGTAGACAGCTAGAGGCTATAAGTGTTGCAGTTATTGCCGCATGTTCTATAGTGATCGTTGGCTTACTAGGTAATGTCATGTCTCCATGGATAACGGGTATTATTGTAGGCGCTCTTCAACTTATAGCAGGGTGGTTTGTCCTCAGAACTGTACAGAGCAGAACGGATCAACAAGAAATTAGTCAAATTCGTAGAGTGAAAAAGTTCATTCAGAAAAATGCGGAAGGTAAAGGTGATCTTACTAAGAGACTTGATCTTTCACATTTCAATAATAATGAAATAAAAGATATTGCAAAATGGTTAAATAATATGATGGACTCCTTAGAGGGCATTATGTTAAGAGTTCGTACCGCTGCATATCAAGTGTCAGAAAGTCAACTCGCAATGAATGAGACAGCAACGGTAACGACATCCTCTACGAGAAAAGTAAGTCATCAAGTAACAGAGATGATTGATAGTATTCATCTACAATTAGCAGATATTGAACAAGTTCGAGAGATGGCAGATACGATGAAAGAGACATTGAAGGTCATTGAAGGACAAGCTGCATCGCAAATTAGTGTAGCCCAATCTGAAATTGATCGAATCGGTGATAAAATGTTTGAAATATCATCCAAAGTAAAAGATACGAATCATTCGATACATAGCTTTGTAGATACAGTGCAAGATATAAGAAATGTAATTGGTGTTATCGAAGAGATATCAGCTCAAACTCAACTACTAGCGCTTAATGCTTCTATAGAAGCAGCCCATGTTGGTGAACAAGGAGCTGGATTTGCAGTCGTTGCAGGTGAAATTCGCAAGCTTGCTAATAATACAAAGAAATCAACTGCTGAAGTACATGCCATAACAGATCGTATTTATAAGGAAGCACAGAAAGCTTATCACACTATTGACGAAGGCAATGGTGTAGTAGAAGAAGGAAATGTACTCGTCCAAACGGTTGCTGAAGCTTTAAGTGAAGCAAATATGCAAGATATACGTAAGAGTGAAGTTGTTGACGGGGTAGTTGGTTTACTAGAACAAATAGCTCAAGTTAGTAATAAAAACCGTAAAGTATCGACAAGTGTTGGGAAGCGTGTAAATACGTTAGCTGACGAAATGTTAGGGGTACAAGATACGAGCAAGCAAGTGGATATTATTACGAACCAATTGCAACAACTTGTAGGTCAATTCAAGCTTACCGAGGAACGACTTCGTTAA
- the srtB gene encoding class B sortase, with amino-acid sequence MGKIIKRVALCIVITIFLYSGYHLAQYLYDGYVSNKLNERMKQQYENVQKVQQDLNNVAQGELTEQQLKQQYRERFDQLLEINSDIVGWISIENTGINYPVVQSSDNDYYLNHNVEKQSSTRGSIFMDYRNKDVNEDIHTVIYGHHMKDGSMFGELSKYKDAAYYKEHNTITFEGLDGSTNWQIFSVYIYSPEDQFFEYEFADEQQYSTYLDKIIKKSRYDTGVEVTSEDQLITLVTCTYEVTDARFIIHAKRVQ; translated from the coding sequence ATGGGGAAAATTATTAAGCGTGTCGCGCTATGTATTGTTATCACCATTTTTCTGTACAGCGGTTACCACTTAGCGCAATACCTATATGATGGTTATGTAAGCAACAAGCTGAATGAGCGTATGAAGCAGCAATATGAGAATGTACAGAAAGTTCAGCAAGATTTGAACAATGTAGCACAAGGCGAGTTAACCGAGCAGCAATTGAAGCAGCAGTATAGGGAGCGGTTTGATCAATTATTAGAAATTAATTCTGATATTGTTGGCTGGATTAGCATTGAAAATACGGGGATTAATTATCCTGTAGTACAATCTAGCGATAATGATTATTACCTTAATCATAATGTTGAAAAACAATCATCTACACGCGGCTCAATATTTATGGATTATCGTAATAAGGATGTCAATGAAGATATCCATACTGTCATTTATGGTCATCATATGAAGGATGGAAGTATGTTTGGAGAGCTATCCAAATATAAAGATGCTGCTTACTATAAAGAGCATAATACGATCACATTTGAGGGTCTAGATGGCTCAACGAATTGGCAAATCTTTTCTGTATATATTTATTCTCCTGAGGATCAGTTTTTTGAATATGAGTTTGCAGACGAGCAGCAGTACAGTACTTATTTAGACAAAATAATAAAAAAATCACGCTATGATACTGGTGTTGAAGTGACTTCAGAAGACCAACTAATTACATTAGTAACTTGTACGTACGAGGTAACGGATGCTAGATTTATTATTCATGCCAAAAGAGTACAGTAA
- a CDS encoding site-specific DNA-methyltransferase encodes MKEKSARNKTIDISVEEGSQYYERCIQVQSEVMIDEIIDKSIHGNSLEVLPLLPHQFVDLLIVDPPYNLEKNYHGAKFTKQSEENYREYTIDWVDKVLPLLKPNASIYVCCDWKSSLIIGSVLMEKLNVLNRITWQREKGRGASRNWKNGMEDVWFATMSKDYTFNLEAVKIRKKVIAPYRVDGKPKDWEETKEGNFRNTSPSNFWDDISIPYWSMAENTAHPTQKPEKLLAKLILASSNKGDIVFDPFMGSGTTSVTAKKLGRHYVGIEQNDVYCTWAEKRLEMAEEDGSIQGYVDGVFWERNTFATQKGSSKSGL; translated from the coding sequence ATGAAAGAAAAATCAGCTAGAAATAAGACGATTGATATTTCTGTTGAAGAAGGTTCACAGTATTATGAAAGATGTATTCAAGTACAATCAGAAGTTATGATCGATGAAATTATAGATAAAAGTATTCACGGTAACTCATTAGAAGTTCTACCATTATTACCGCATCAATTTGTAGATTTATTAATCGTAGATCCACCCTATAATCTTGAGAAAAATTATCATGGCGCAAAATTTACAAAGCAGAGTGAAGAAAACTATCGTGAATATACGATAGATTGGGTTGATAAAGTATTGCCATTGCTTAAGCCGAATGCAAGTATTTATGTATGTTGTGATTGGAAATCTAGCTTAATTATTGGTAGTGTTCTTATGGAGAAATTAAATGTCTTGAATCGTATTACATGGCAACGCGAGAAAGGTCGTGGTGCCAGTAGGAATTGGAAAAATGGCATGGAAGATGTATGGTTTGCTACGATGTCCAAAGATTACACGTTTAATCTAGAGGCTGTGAAGATACGTAAAAAAGTCATTGCTCCTTATCGAGTAGATGGTAAGCCGAAAGATTGGGAAGAGACGAAAGAGGGTAATTTTCGTAATACGTCTCCATCAAATTTCTGGGATGACATTTCAATTCCGTATTGGTCTATGGCTGAGAATACAGCCCATCCAACGCAAAAACCGGAGAAATTATTAGCGAAACTAATATTAGCTAGCTCGAATAAGGGCGATATTGTTTTTGATCCATTTATGGGTTCAGGTACCACATCCGTTACTGCGAAAAAGTTAGGACGTCATTATGTTGGCATTGAGCAGAATGATGTCTATTGTACATGGGCAGAGAAGCGCTTGGAAATGGCAGAAGAAGATGGATCCATCCAGGGGTATGTGGATGGGGTGTTTTGGGAACGCAATACGTTTGCCACTCAGAAAGGAAGCTCAAAAAGCGGGCTTTGA